A single genomic interval of Gallus gallus isolate bGalGal1 chromosome 10, bGalGal1.mat.broiler.GRCg7b, whole genome shotgun sequence harbors:
- the NRG4 gene encoding pro-neuregulin-4, membrane-bound isoform gives MRTDHEELCGTSYGSFCLNGGICYMIPTVPSPFCRCIENYTGARCEEVLLPSIKSQTKGDLFAVLLASLLLLGVLLIGTFYFLCRKATIARTSSSECGAHLVETTSSNGCNKIITE, from the exons ATCATGAAGAACTCTGTGGCACCAGTTATGGATCTTTTTGTCTAAATGGAGGCATTTGCTATATGATTCCTACTGTACCCAGTCCATTCTGCAG GTGTATTGAGAATTACACAGGAGCACGCTGCGAAGAAGTTTTGCTGCCCAGCATCAAGTCTCAAACAAAAGGTGACCTGTTTGCAGTTCTCTTGGCTTCACTTCTCCTTCTCGGAGTTCTTTTAATTGGAACATTCTACTTCCTTTGCAG GAAAGCCACCATTGCAAGGACAAGCTCCTCAGAGTGTGGTGCCCACCTGGTTGAGACTACAAGCAGCAATGGCTGCAACA aaataataacggaGTAA